Proteins encoded within one genomic window of Drosophila willistoni isolate 14030-0811.24 chromosome XL unlocalized genomic scaffold, UCI_dwil_1.1 Seg141, whole genome shotgun sequence:
- the LOC6649042 gene encoding ATP-binding cassette sub-family D member 3, which yields MAPALSKLANNQSAIVGVAGMTAALWIIAYGKLSSKKRNSGIDEKFQYTIAEKKEKKSSKAHVNAVFFKQLRKLLPILIPGFWSVETGLLFLVAAALIGRSVSDIWMIQNATVVESTIIHMNRTKFKTALLKYLTALPAISVVTNVLKWSLGELKLRFRTNLTHHLYSQYLNGYTYYKMSNLDNRIANADQLLTTDIDKFCESATDLYSNISKPVLDIFIYVYRLTVNLGGKTPSILMLYLLFAGVFLTRLRRPTGRLTVEEQKLEGEFRYVNSRLITNSEEVAFYQGNVREKITLLASYSKLRSHLRKFLEFRVSMGIIDNIIGKYFASIVGFYAVSIPFFAENHPLLSGEQSGQRLQAYYTYGRMLVKLAEAIGRLVLAGREMSRLAGFTARMTELIKVLGDLNKGTYERTMVNGNSIAQNNVGGNANSFGPNKGDMCFEDNIIRFEKVPLVTPNGDVLLQELTFEVKSGTNVLVCGPNGCGKSSLFRILGELWPTWGGKVTKPSRGKLFYIPQRPYMTLGSLRDQIIYPHTREDMRRLGKSDDDLIHYLEIVQLTYLEHRENGLDAIEDWIDVLSGGEKQRIAMARLFYHRPQFAILDECTSAVSVDVEGKMYSYCREVGITLFTVSHRKSLWVHHDYYLQFDGRGSYEFAAIDQEKEHFGS from the exons ATGGCTCCGGCTCTGAGTAAATTGGCCAACAATCAAAGCGCCATCGTTGGCGTGGCTGGAATGACGGCTGCCCTTTGGATAATTGCCTACGGCAAGTTGTCAAGCAAAAAGAG GAACTCTGGCATCGATGAGAAATTCCAATATACAATTGCCGaaaagaaggagaagaaaTCAAGTAAAGCGCATGTCAATGCAGTATTCTTTAAACAATTGCGAAAATTGTTAC CAATACTTATACCTGGATTTTGGAGCGTTGAAACGGGTCTGCTATTCTTGGTGGCCGCCGCCCTCATTGGACGATCGGTTAGCGATATTTGGATGATACAGAATGCAACTGTGGTTGAAAGTACTATTATTCACATGAATCGAACGAAATTTAAGACGGCATTACTCAAATATCTAACTGCCTTGCCAGCG ATATCCGTGGTAACCAATGTCCTTAAATGGAGTCTTGGTGAGCTGAAGCTACGTTTTCGTACGAATCTAACTCATCATCTATACAGTCAGTACCTCAA tGGCTATACCTATTACAAAATGTCCAATTTGGATAATAGAATAGCCAATGCCGATCAGTTGCTAACCACAGATATTGACAAGTTCTGTGAGAGTGCTACAgatttatattcaaatattagcAAACCGGTGctagatatatttatatatgtttatcGATTGACTGTCAATCTGGGCGGTAAAACACCCTCGATCCTAATGCTATATCTGTTATTCGCTGGCGTCTTCTTAACACGCCTGCGACGACCAACAGGACGATTGACTGTCGAAGAGCAGAAGCTAGAGGGTGAATTCCGTTATGTCAATAGCAGATTGATAACCAATTCGGAGGAGGTGGCCTTTTATCAAGGCAATGTCCGAGAAAAGATTACCCTGCTAGCCAGCTACTCCAAGTTGCGTTCACATTTGCGTAAATTTCTCGAATTTCGAGTTAGCATGGGCATCATTGACAACATTATTGGCAAAT ATTTCGCTTCGATTGTGGGTTTCTATGCCGTGTCCATACCATTCTTCGCAGAAAATCATCCATTGCTATCTGGTGAACAGAGTGGACAACGTCTACAAGCTTATTACACCTATGGCCGTATGCTGGTTAAATTGGCAGAAGCCATTGGTCGTTTGGTATTGGCCGGAAGGGAAATGTCCAGATTGGCTGGCTTCACTGCCCGTATGACGGAGCTTATAAAAGTTCTTGGCGATCTCAATAAGGGCACTTACGAACGAACCATGGTCAATGGCAATAGTATTGCCCAAAACAATGTTGGTGGTAATGCCAATAGCTTTGGACCCAACAAGGGCGACATGTGCTTTGAGGACAACATTATACGTTTCGAGAAGGTGCCTCTTGTAACGCCCAATGGCGATGTGCTACTCCAGGAGCTAACCTTTGAAGTAAA ATCCGGAACCAATGTACTAGTTTGTGGACCAAATGGTTGTGGCAAATCTTCGCTATTCCGCATTCTTGGTGAACTTTGGCCCACCTGGGGTGGCAAAGTAACAAAGCCATCGCGAGGCAAACTCTTCTATATACCTCAAAGGCCTTACATGACGTTGGGCAGTTTGCGCGATCAG ATAATCTATCCTCACACGCGAGAGGATATGCGTCGTTTGGGTAAATCTGATGACGATCTCATTCACTATTTGGAAATTGTACAACTTACGTATCTGGAGCATCGTGAGAATGGTCTGGATGCCATAGAGGACTGGATTGATGTACTGTCGGGCGGTGAAAAGCAACGCATTGCCATGGCACGACTCTTCTACCATCGGCCACAATTTGCCATTCTGGATGAGTGCACCAGTGCTGTGTCCGTCGATGTGGAAGGCAAAATGTATAGCTATTGCCGCGAAGTGGGCATCACGCTGTTCACTGTCTCCCATCGTAAGTCCCTTTGGGTACATCACGATTACTATTTGCAATTCGATGGCCGTGGCAGCTACGAGTTTGCCGCTATTGATCAGGAGAAGGAACACTTTGGCTCGTAA